The sequence below is a genomic window from Silene latifolia isolate original U9 population chromosome 7, ASM4854445v1, whole genome shotgun sequence.
CGTAGAGTCGTAAAACCCGATCCCTCTATCCTTATGTACAGTCGTACATTTGACCTTTCTTAATCAATTTGACCATCAATTATTTGTGTTTTGCCGATTTCATACTTATTCGATCGTCGTCCTCACTCCCTCCACTTATTTCTATGGCTATCAAGTGGAGTATCAACTCAGTCAACgatttctttatttattattctCCATATTTGCTCCTTTATCTTCATTCTCCATTTTATTTCGTCTCTCTCTTTACTGGTATGTTTCTTTCTACTTTCAACCCTCTCTATCCTTATCTTTTTTACTACTCGTCTCAATCATGTGTTTATCTTCGATTCTCACTAATTGTAAAATGTAAACAATAATTACGACGTAAGCAAGGAGTATAAATTCTTCTGCTTATCTCTTAGCTACAATTAGGTCTTCTTTCTTTATTGTTGATTTGTAGATGTTATTTTGATTATTGGAAGTCCAACATAAAAAGGCAATGTTTCATAATGTACAACACTTTGCACGTGAGGCAAAACAAAGCAATTTGCACCTACTAGATTCGGAAACTGTAAAAGAAAAATTGAGACATTTATAAGTAAAACGTAAAGAATTGATTGAAACAGAGAAAATATccattggttttttttttttttttttttttttaatgtttttcCTCATTTTCTATAATTCTAAGGTACTTTAGGTGTACCGGTTCATGGTCAATGAGAAAGCTCATGTTTTATTCTAGTTAGATCATGAGAATTTGTGGCTATTTATAGATAATGTTGTTAACTATTTATTGGCTAGGGCGTACATTGACGTGGTACACCAGATAGGCATAATAATTTCTCGTTGATAATACCCTTACTTCATTGACGCTCAAATCCACTATTGTTATGGTACTCACAATTAGGGAGGGATGAGAGGACCTGACCTGTCGGGTTTGGGTCTCATTTTCTCAGACCCAATTGGCAAGCGTCCGATATGGGTCTGGCTGTCTGAGATTAATCCCTGCTGCAAAGATTGTGAacttattgttttggtaaattgTTTGCTAGATTGATAAATCCTGGTCGTTCAGCACCGAGTAAGATGCTTCCACTCTACATATTCTTGGCCTACTCATGCTTAGCGTTTCACTTGGCCGCTGGAATAGGCAATGCTACTGCCATTCAGCTCCTTAAAGATTCCGAAACTATATTTTCTCCAAATGCTACCTACAAGCTTGGGTTTTTCAGTCCTCCAAACAATACAGATAGGTATCTTGGGATATCTTTCAATCAAGTTTCACCAACATATTTCGTATGGGTAGCAAACCGGGACAACCCCCTTAAGGATTCCACGGGAGTATTAAGACTATCGGAGGGCAGGAGTCTTGAAATTGTTGACAAGAAAAATGACACATTTTGGTCGTTCAAATTTTCAAGTCCTGCAACTAATGCTAGTTTGAAGATTCAGCTTTTAGATTCTGGGAATCTCTGTGTAGTAGCCCTCGATAAAGGTGGGAATAGTACAGTGATATGGCAGAGCTTTGATTACCCAACTGACTCACTCTTGCCAAACATGAAGATCACAGTTAAAAATACCACTGCCACGAGGTTACACGCTTGGACAGGCCCGTCAGATCCATCGGAAGGAAGGTTCACTGTCGGTCTTGATTCTTCAATTAATCCTCAATTAGTAATTTGGGATGGTAATAAACGTCATTATCGAACTGGTCCATGGAACGGTAATCTTTTTCTGGGAATGACATATACTGATCCAACTAATGATTATGCTGACATTTACATTCAGAATAATGTTGCCGAAGATGAAGTTACATTACTTTACACAGGAGCAAATCAGTTGTCCTTTTCACACTACTACTTCAGTTATGATGGTTCACTAAATGAGATATGGTGGGACTCGGGAAAGAGGTCTTGGCGATCACTGTATAAGGCTCCTGATAGCCAGTGTGATTATTATGGCAAATGTGGAAGTTATGGTACCTGTAACTTGGAAAAAGCGCCTATTTGTGAATGTCTAAGGGGATTCGTACCAAACAATACCCAGGAATGGAAGGCAGGAAACTGGTCTAGTGGTTGTGTCAGAAAGACACCCTTACAGTGTGGGAAACAAGGGAGCGTACAAGACGGTTTTCTACTCCTGAAATATGTAAAATTACCAGACCTTGAATTGTGGTTACAGGGAGTAAGTCCAAATGACTGCAGAACCCTGTGTTTAAACAACTGTTCCTGTCTGGCTTACGCGTACGATCCTGGTGCAGGCTGCATGTACTGGAGTCAAACATTGATCGATATTCAGCAATTTACCATCGGTGGGATTGATCTTAACCTTCGTCTGGCACATTCTGAACTTGGTAATTTTACCATCGATGGGATTGATCATAGTGTATAGACTATAGTGCATACATAAATTTTGGGAGAAATATCTAAAACTGCTATTTTTCCTGGACTTGTAGGTAAGAAGAGTAGAGTTAAAGCTGTTATTGTAGCAACATTGACTGTTGGTACTGGCTTGATTATCGCACTCATTATCTTGTGGATCTTTTTAAGTCGAAGTCGAGGTCGAGGAAAAGGTAACATTATTTTCGCATGTTTCATTGCTAATAGCTTTACATTAAGATGTAATAAaacaaaatggctcactaaactTGGTGCAGTTCCTTTTTTTGTGAAGTGGCAATCTATCAATGCAATTTATGATTTTATGATACAATTTTCTTTATGGGTCAACTTCTCTGTGTTGGCAAATCCGGTAAGGCTGCGTAGATCATTCCCCCTAACCACACTATTTACGCCCCTTGAGATACTAGAGTGATGTTAATATGTTATTTGTCAACAGTCCTGATAGTGTTGGACGCAAGTGTGTTTCCTACTGTCCTGCAAACCTTTTCGGCCTAAATTGAAGTCTCATGTCGTGTCAAAGTCAAGAGTGTTGTGTCATGTTGGAAGGCGTTTTCTGTCGATATGGGACACATAAGCATTGTGCATCGCTGGGAGCAGTACTTTTATTGGTTTAAACTATATAATACTCTGTATCACTTTATTGACAGCTCTTGCATTTTCATTAGAAAAACAAGCCAATAGGAACAACATCTTGGACCAACTTAACCATAGGGATCATAAGAGCCAAAGGAAACTCGAAGATCTACCGTTAATTGATTTTATAGATCTAGCAGAGGCCACAGACAACTTTCACAACAACCAGATGCTCGGACAAGGTGGTTTTGGGCAGGTCTACAAGGTAAGTTTGACTAAACACCAAGTACACCGCGCTTCAATCGGAGACTTAGTTGCTATGTATAAGCAGATGTTGAATTCTTTTTTTCAGGGAAAACTGAGAGATGGGCGAGAAATAGCTGTGAAAAGGCTTTCAGCTGCTTCTTTACAAGGAGTGGAAGAGTTTATGAATGAAGTGGTTGTTATTTCTAGACTGCAGCATAAGAATCTTGTGAGCCTTATTGGTTTCTGTGATGAAGGACAAGAAAAAATGTTGGTCTATGAGTACATGCCTAATAAGAGCTTGGATGCGTTTCTGTTCGGTATGTGCTACATTTTCCTACAATATATTGTCATTATTCCTCTGAAACTTGCTATTATTGATTGAGCAAAAAAAACTCAAATTAGACCGCTGTGTAGTATACAACTGCCTCACACCGTGTCATACCTCTCATTTAGTGATAGCAATTAGCAATGATGAAATATGTACTTTTCTAATGAAATACAGCTTTGTAGTTTTCAAAGTTCACTTATTCAAATAGTTTGTTTTTGTATCTATCTAGATTCCACCAAACGAGAACTTCTTGACTGGCGTAAACGCTTCAACATCATCGAAGGAATATGTCGAGGCCTGATATATCTTCATAGAGATTCAAGATTAAGGATTATTCACAGGGATCTCAAAGCAAGCAACATTTTGTTGGACGAACAACTTAATTCAAAGATTGCAGACTTTGGCATGGCAAGGATCTTTGGTCATGGTCAAGTTCAAGATGAAACCAGAAGGGTTGTTGGCACATAGTAAGTAGCAACTAAACTAACCCAATTAGATGTTTTCATGCCCAAGTTTGGATGTGTGGCGGTTGATTCCTATAATCCTTGACCGGATAGTAACATTAGTAAGTTGGGTTTAGGGGATATGGGGGGTTATATATTCCTCCCTCCAAGCTACATTTAACTACTCTCAATATGGAAATATTATAAGCTATGTTATTGCGATTCTTTTTACGACCAAACGCATCCGTGTTGAGATACTCGAAAATAATTAAGACACTAATACACTTCATTGTTAGCCAAAAATGTGAAATATTTCTGATACTAACCAAGGCCGAGTAAGATGGTTGTAACTTATAAGACGCTATTGTACGAAAGTAACAGCTTGTATGTTACTGGTTAGTTTCTAAATGCATTTTGTTTCATCAATGATGTAGTGGTTATATGGCGCCAGAGTATGCAATGGATGGTTATTTCTCGGAGAAGTCAGATGTGTACAGTTTTGGTGTACTCTTGCTAGAACTCTTAACAGCAAAGAAGAATAAGGCCTTCTGGTACGAGGATGAATCACTCACACTCCTCGGATATGTAAGTTGGCTGAAACTTCTTactcttttttatttttacaCACTAATAATATTTTAATCTGAAGTTCAAAATATGACTTTTCCAGGTTTGGAAACTATGGGCAGAGGGCAATGCAGGGTCGATTATCGATCCAGTGATATATGTTCCACATAACAAGGAGGAGATTAATAGGTCCTTACAAGTGGGACTGTTGTGTGTTCAGGAAAATGTGAATGATCGGCCAAATATGTCAACTGTGATGTCGATGTTTTCTAGTGATATTACAGATCTTCCATGGCCTAAAGAACCCGGGTTCAATAAGAGGCATGTGGTTACTGAAACCATAACCACTCAACTGCATCAAATTTCCGGGGAAAACATATCTATTACAGCTATCAGTGGTCGATAGTTTGTCAGTGTAATGAAGTACTCTTCATTGATTGCTCAAAGTCTGTATATGATTCGTTGCACATACTGCATACACTCTTGAAGAATTGGTAGAGCTGCTGTAAAAACACTGGTTAGCGTCTATTTTGACACGCCACACAACCTAGAGCAACTTCAGAATGCTGGAACAATCGAGGTAGATTTTTGTGTTTGCTATCGGAGGGGAGTAGCATGGGATTTGTAGAATTGTGTTTGCTATCAGAGGGGACTAGCATGGGAACTTCTAAGTGTTCGATGAGGACGAGAAGCTTAAGATTCGGCCTATCTGATCTCTACGTTTTCCGCCCATCTTTATGTATAACTAAATATTGATAATGGCAAAGCGATTATTCATGAAATTTATTTTAGTTAATATCATGTTTggaatttaagggaattttagtAGTATATATTTTTAACGTAATAAGCAAAATTAATT
It includes:
- the LOC141592213 gene encoding G-type lectin S-receptor-like serine/threonine-protein kinase At1g11300 isoform X1 gives rise to the protein MLPLYIFLAYSCLAFHLAAGIGNATAIQLLKDSETIFSPNATYKLGFFSPPNNTDRYLGISFNQVSPTYFVWVANRDNPLKDSTGVLRLSEGRSLEIVDKKNDTFWSFKFSSPATNASLKIQLLDSGNLCVVALDKGGNSTVIWQSFDYPTDSLLPNMKITVKNTTATRLHAWTGPSDPSEGRFTVGLDSSINPQLVIWDGNKRHYRTGPWNGNLFLGMTYTDPTNDYADIYIQNNVAEDEVTLLYTGANQLSFSHYYFSYDGSLNEIWWDSGKRSWRSLYKAPDSQCDYYGKCGSYGTCNLEKAPICECLRGFVPNNTQEWKAGNWSSGCVRKTPLQCGKQGSVQDGFLLLKYVKLPDLELWLQGVSPNDCRTLCLNNCSCLAYAYDPGAGCMYWSQTLIDIQQFTIGGIDLNLRLAHSELGKKSRVKAVIVATLTVGTGLIIALIILWIFLSRSRGRGKALAFSLEKQANRNNILDQLNHRDHKSQRKLEDLPLIDFIDLAEATDNFHNNQMLGQGGFGQVYKGKLRDGREIAVKRLSAASLQGVEEFMNEVVVISRLQHKNLVSLIGFCDEGQEKMLVYEYMPNKSLDAFLFDSTKRELLDWRKRFNIIEGICRGLIYLHRDSRLRIIHRDLKASNILLDEQLNSKIADFGMARIFGHGQVQDETRRVVGTYGYMAPEYAMDGYFSEKSDVYSFGVLLLELLTAKKNKAFWYEDESLTLLGYVWKLWAEGNAGSIIDPVIYVPHNKEEINRSLQVGLLCVQENVNDRPNMSTVMSMFSSDITDLPWPKEPGFNKRHVVTETITTQLHQISGENISITAISGR
- the LOC141592213 gene encoding G-type lectin S-receptor-like serine/threonine-protein kinase At1g11300 isoform X2, translated to MLPLYIFLAYSCLAFHLAAGIGNATAIQLLKDSETIFSPNATYKLGFFSPPNNTDRYLGISFNQVSPTYFVWVANRDNPLKDSTGVLRLSEGRSLEIVDKKNDTFWSFKFSSPATNASLKIQLLDSGNLCVVALDKGGNSTVIWQSFDYPTDSLLPNMKITVKNTTATRLHAWTGPSDPSEGRFTVGLDSSINPQLVIWDGNKRHYRTGPWNGNLFLGMTYTDPTNDYADIYIQNNVAEDEVTLLYTGANQLSFSHYYFSYDGSLNEIWWDSGKRSWRSLYKAPDSQCDYYGKCGSYGTCNLEKAPICECLRGFVPNNTQEWKAGNWSSGCVRKTPLQCGKQGSVQDGFLLLKYVKLPDLELWLQGVSPNDCRTLCLNNCSCLAYAYDPGAGCMYWSQTLIDIQQFTIGGIDLNLRLAHSELGKKSRVKAVIVATLTVGTGLIIALIILWIFLSRSRGRGKEKQANRNNILDQLNHRDHKSQRKLEDLPLIDFIDLAEATDNFHNNQMLGQGGFGQVYKGKLRDGREIAVKRLSAASLQGVEEFMNEVVVISRLQHKNLVSLIGFCDEGQEKMLVYEYMPNKSLDAFLFDSTKRELLDWRKRFNIIEGICRGLIYLHRDSRLRIIHRDLKASNILLDEQLNSKIADFGMARIFGHGQVQDETRRVVGTYGYMAPEYAMDGYFSEKSDVYSFGVLLLELLTAKKNKAFWYEDESLTLLGYVWKLWAEGNAGSIIDPVIYVPHNKEEINRSLQVGLLCVQENVNDRPNMSTVMSMFSSDITDLPWPKEPGFNKRHVVTETITTQLHQISGENISITAISGR